A stretch of the Aegilops tauschii subsp. strangulata cultivar AL8/78 chromosome 4, Aet v6.0, whole genome shotgun sequence genome encodes the following:
- the LOC109774966 gene encoding uncharacterized protein codes for MPRGTNKEADDNAKRVSRRLLQEPGVYEKRLFKPSAAPPATGSAPPREDLPQAPPSGAPTCGPTLGARLLLTHEPQDGCLTEEFKAYLLQGTLLKKEEDAERVARQSTTYCIQDGELCRRRPNDVSLRCISKEQGCELLADIHGGDCGHHSSSRTLVGKAFRSGFYWPTMLNDAA; via the coding sequence ATGCCACGAGGCACAAACAAGGAGGCGGACGACAATGCCAAGAGGGTGTCCCGCCGTCTGCTTCAGGAGCCTGGCGTATATGAgaagcggctcttcaagccgtcggcAGCTCCCCCCGCCACGGGATCAGCACCACCTAGAGAGGATCTCCCACAGGCTCCCCCGTCAGGCGCCCCAACTTGTGGCCCGACCTTGGGAGCTCGCCTCCTCCTCACGCACGAGCCTCAGGATGGGTGCTTGACCGAGGAGTTCAAGGCATACCTGCTTCAGGGCACCCTATTGAAGAAGGAGGAAGacgcggagcgtgtggcccgCCAGTCCACtacatactgcatccaggacggtgagctcTGTCGAAGGCGTCCGAACGATGTTTCTTTACGATGCATCTCCAAGGAGCAGGGATGCGAGCTGCTAGCCGACATTcatggcggggactgcgggcatcactcCTCATCGCGCACCCTTgtgggcaaggcgttccgcagcggattctactggcccacgatGCTCAACGATGCCGCATAA